Proteins encoded together in one Lagopus muta isolate bLagMut1 chromosome 3, bLagMut1 primary, whole genome shotgun sequence window:
- the PENK gene encoding proenkephalin-A — MALLLRLGCSLLALSTCLLPRARADCGRDCAACAYRLGPRADIHPLACTLECEGKLPSAKAWETCKELLQLTKLDLSEDGNAAPGDKKELDENHLLAKKYGGFMKRYGGFMKKMDELYHPESEDEANGGEILTKRYGGFMKKDSDDDALANSSDLLKELLGAGDNPEAAHYRGINENDGDVSKRYGGFMRSIKRSPELEDEAKELQKRYGGFMRRVGRPEWWLDYQKRYGGFLKRFADSILPSEEDGETYSKEVPEMEKRYGGFMRF, encoded by the exons ATGGCGTTGCTGCTGCGGCTCGGCTGCTCGCTGCTGGCGCTcagcacctgcctgctgccGCGGGCGCGGGCGGACTGCGGGCGGGACTGCGCGGCCTGCGCCTACCGCCTGGGGCCCCGCGCCGACATCCACCCGCTG GCATGTACACTAGAATGTGAAGGAAAGCTGCCTTCTGCCAAGGCCTGGGAAAcctgcaaggagctgctgcagctgacaaAACTGGACCTGTCTGAGGATGGAAACGCTGCTCCAGGAGATAAAAAAGAGCTGGATGAGAACCATCTGCTTGCCAAGAAATATGGGGGCTTCATGAAGAGATACGGGGGTTTCATGAAGAAAATGGATGAGCTCTACCACCCAGAGTCAGAGGATGAAGCTAATGGAGGAGAAATCCTGACTAAGAGGTACGGAGGGTTCATGAAGAAGGACTCAGATGACGATGCCCTGGCTAATTCCTCTGATCTGCTGAAGGAGCTTTTAGGAGCAGGGGATAACCCTGAAGCGGCGCATTACCgaggaataaatgaaaatgatggaGACGTCAGCAAAAGATACGGCGGTTTCATGAGAAGCATAAAGCGCAGTCCAGAACTGGAAGATGAAGCCAAAGAGCTGCAAAAGAGATACGGTGGTTTCATGAGAAGAGTGGGCAGGCCAGAGTGGTGGCTGGATTACCAGAAACGGTACGGCGGCTTTCTCAAGCGCTTCGCTGATTCCATTCTCCCTTCAGAAGAAGATGGGGAAACTTATTCCAAAGAGGTCCCAGAGATGGAAAAGAGATACGGTGGATTTATGAGATTTTAA